The Rhododendron vialii isolate Sample 1 chromosome 1a, ASM3025357v1 region GGCAGAAAGGATAAAGTTTATTGCACGGCTACCACGATCAATAATCCGACTTAAAGCACCTGTTTCCCGACTGCAAACGAGAACAGATAGTAAGGAACTGTACAACTACTTCATCTTACAaccattttgaaaaagaagaatctaaTGCTAAACTTTCAAATATCATCATCCTCCATGATATAGAGTACTACATAAGGATGTTGAAAacccctctttctttcttttcttatttttttgcagcTAATTTTCATCTATAACCATCTAATAGTTGAGAAATCTTTCATCCAACTATTAAATACATTACATTCTAAATTTCTAAGGAGAGTCCTAGGCACCGGTAGGGAGTCGAGTTTAAGTGCATAGGCACAGGGTCGGCCCTGACATTTTGGAGGCCCAAGGCGAactttaaaaagaaaagggaccATTTATGCATTTCAcgagcaaaaacaaaataattactcCAAAACTATTCTACATTACAAATATTGGAACAGCCACTTAAGGATCATTCCTCTTGCATTTTTCAGTAACAGAACGACTTATGCTCttataatcaattttttttcttatttgatggGCTTATTTAGCATTAATTCACTTGTATATACCTATTCTAATGATATTTACACAACTTTTGGTGGGGTCcttttttagcaaatttttGGGGGCCCAAGAGGAAACTCTTGCTCGCCTTTGCTTATGGCCGGTACTACGCTTAGGTCAACCCCCTGATAGGAGAGAAAGCACACACAGAAAGCAAGAGGCTTTCCTTTCACCCATCCTGTAATcatgtttttatcttttcagATAAAGATTACCAAAAAGATTGCAAGGTAGGCTTCTTACGTTAAAGAATTCCCCATATTGAGCAACCCCACCCCAATTTCAACTTATCCTTTCAAACTCGGGCTTGACTCCACTTGGATTGGGCAGATTGAGCCAGGGGTCAAGCCTAGGGCCCGAGACATATCACAAGGTCACGCATGCTGGGTTTTAGCATTCCCAGCTTGACTGAATCAGTCCAAGTTGTGGACCTACCAAGACATCAACACTAGAATCAGAAGAAAAAATCTCCTTCTAAAGAGCCAGGAATACAAAGAACCAATCATTGCATGCAGAAACAAGGTACTTTAGTCAGACAAGAAATATATTCATCTGTTCTACAATTCTACTGATTTCCTACAAATGGACAAGGTACCTTATTCAAATGCATCGCTGCCATTAAGATAAATAAATCCGTTCCTCCGTTTCAGTGATTTACTAAAAAGGGAACACCACCCGTACATCTCATAGAAAACATTGTCCACTAACTAACACAAATTTTATCATTGATGGTACGTCcaacaaatataaaagtaaCAGGTAAAGTCTTATTAGAAAGAAAGTGAGCACACCTGAGGTGGTAACTAAGGTCAAGCTCATGCAAATGTGCGAACACCTGCAAAAATCAACTGTTTCATATGTCACAACTGACATGGAGTTAACTTAAATTGCCTAAAGGTCAAACAATAATTCCAAGGACAAAACCTGGAAGCATGTGAACAACAGATGAAATGATGAATATGAATACCAATATGCCAAGGTAAGGGTGTTTTAGACCCATCACTTGTCAATTGAATGTCAAGCGAATTAACCTTTTCCGCATGGAATATAGCTagatgatatacttatatatacaaTGTAACTTGAGGACTTGCATTGCAAATCATCATCAGTTTTCAGCCGAACTCTTTCTTAGTCCTTTTTCTCGTAGTATAAGAGCATCTATGGTTCATACAACTATCTCTAAAGCACACTACATTCTGCTCCCCAACATCTTTGAAAAGAAATTGCAACACCGTCAaagaaaagtacttttaaaggaGAACAAGGAAGGCAAGTATGAAAAGATAGCAATAAAGATACTTGTTTTGGATAAGGGAAGGAAGAACTTATACTAGCCACCCTCAAAAGACCACTGAATATCTACCTTTCTACATAATGCCAAGATCCCAAACCCTCAGAATGACCATAGAATAGTCTTGAATAACGCAGCATTTGGCATTTTAAAAAGATATATTCACTACTTTTAAGGCATATCAAATAGTACAGATCTATTCACTTTCATTGCATCTTTCTTCCTCAAGGACTTCACATTACTTGATTAACTCTCTGAAAACACTGAAAGTTGATCTGAACTCTTTTCAGGCCATATCTTAGAAGTGACTGAAAGGACAAAGGACTGAATGAGGGCCAGACACAATTCATTGCTCAATAAGTGTAGATAGGTTTGACCAAAGATATATGGTACGCAAGAGGAAAGAGAAAACATGAATTCATCCATGAAGTGTACGTGGAATCAGAGAAGTGACTGTGTGGGGCCCTTGCTCCTTTACCATttctttgctcttttttttatatccacactcCCTTTTAAAAGACAAGAAAGGGAGCGTGGATATcaaaaggagtgtgaaaataaCTCCCCTTTCTTTATTTGTTCCTGATTTTTCCTCCTTACAACAGACGCCAACCCATGAAATGGCACTCCTTTTTGTTTGCTAACGCCCGTTTGGCATAGCTCAATCCAATTACTGATATACTGATTTTTTTGGGTCtattttgggtcccacaaagatgattcaaactgctCATTATTCTCAAAATGTTTTTATGGCTattcctacaaaaaaaaaaaatttagctctATCTGATATCGGTAGAATAGTGTAAAAGCCCTTACttatattggattgagctaattttttgcaggaatccataaaataaattttttaacaaataatGAGTGGTTGTGGGGCCCCGCGAAAAATCAATAAATCTTTAATCTGAAATTAAGTGTTTCGTCCTACGAAATGTAAAAAAGCCCTTaccaatatcggattgagttaattttttgtaggaatccattaaaaattattttaagaacAATGAGTAGTTGAATCATCTATGTGGGACCTGAAATGGCCacaaaaatcaataaatcagCAATCAGATTGAGCTATGCCAAATGGGCCTTAGCAAACAAAAAGGAGGGAGGCGTCTACTGGCAAGGGAGAAAAAATTAGGAGaataaaagaaatggaaaaggagCAAGGGCTCCGTACAAAGTCACTTCTTGGATGCCACGTAGGCTTCATGGAGGAATTCATGTTTTCACTTTCCTGGTGTGTACCATTTCTCTTGATGAAAAATTGCTTCACAAGCAGAAATGATGGTTACAATAGGGTGTGAATGAGAAAAAGTTACTACCATTTGATTCATTTCTGCACATAGAGTGGCTCAAAAGAGCAGTTGTCACTTCTTTACTCATACATAGTCCCTCAGATAATGGAAGAATTGGTGAAGGAACACATAATCTGGTGGGGCCCTCAACTATCGCTAATGGCAGTTTGTTCTGTCTACAGAACTTCGAGAAGAATAGTCTCTAGATTTCAGGTTTAAAAGCCTTGCTCATAAGAGTCTCTTGTGTGTGTCCAAGCATGCTCTTTTGTGTGCTCATATTAAACTTATCCGGAGACACTGAGTTTTTTGTTTGGCCGCTGGCCAGCAACTTTATTATGGACTTTTTTCTTTGGTTGTCTTCAGCTGGTTAGTGATTGGATGGGTTGCCTCTACTAAGTTTAGCCTACATTTGCTACTGAAACTtttgtcctctctttttttcccaccTGACTGGAAGTTTTTAACCAGATATACATACAATTGCTGTAATTTTATATGAGGCAGAGTTGATAATCAAACTTAGAAAGTGATAACAAAGGAGAGAGTAAGGTATATCACTTGGCTGGTCAATTGATTCCTCGATAAAGATTGGCAACAATGCCCACAACACATATATGCCCAATCATGACAAAGAGCACGTTATTTTGGGTCCTCAAATAGTACAAATGGAAACCAGAAACCAGCAATCTCATACCTTCCTAGATACAGATCGGATCGTTCGTAATGCAACCTTGGAGAACACAGCAGTTCGCAACTCTGTAACAAGTTAAACAACAACTTTGCATGTCATAAGGAAATGCACCAAAAATACTTAAGAAAGTACATTTCACACCATAGAAATGAGTTGGATTTGGAATGGAGACTATCTTAGTTAAAAGGCAATCTGCAAGCGAACACTATATGCATAAAGAAGCTTTAATCTACAATAAAAAGGAAATCATAAACGGGATTCACTTCACAGGAAATCAAAGCCACGCATTATTTGCTACATCAAGTGACGTACCATTGAaagcagcagcccctgcccgtGCTATCCCGTATCCAACTAAAACGGCTGCGGGGGTCACAAAAAGAGCTAAGACCGTAGAATTAGCACTTGTAAAAGAAGCAAGAGCAGTAGCATTGCCTGTTGCCGTTGTTAACCAATCAACAGCAAGCTTGAACAGGAAAGGCACCTGAACATTCAAAACCTGGAAAACAAAAGGACTAGAACTTGTTCAGTGATCAGTTGCAGACCACTGTTTCCAGTTCTTACATCCTAGCTACAGCTAATTAATACAGAACATGAGAACAATGTAAAACGATTAATGCACtacaaaccaaaagaaaattacaaaagattGCACACACCTTGCCTCCAACCAAGAAACCCAAGGCAGCAATCACCCGCCACCGGAACTCAGGGTTATCTTTCATCCACAAGTACTTCACAAGAGTACGTAGAATCTTAGTGTCCGCAACTTGTTCCTCTGGATCTCCCGCTTTCACAACAGTAGCCTTTTCCCCTTGCTTTGTACCTTGTTTTCCACTCACTACCTCACTCCCCATAGACGTCGAGTATAAAGAATACCCATTTGGCATCGAACCCTGTTCAGGACTTCTAATCAGAACACCATAAAATTGACGATGCACCTCATATACATAAACACAAATTAAATACAGGTAGTCTTTGTTACGCTAAAGGTCCGTTGATTTCCTCGATTTTTGGAGACATAGGGGGGCCGCCATTTCAGTGGTAAAACTTAATGAGAGCAACCACTTTCTACATATATTGTAAAAGTTATGTCTGTCTCCACTCATCACCCACACATATACCCATCTAGTGGTAAGTCTGGTGACTGTGTAGCACCGACACAGACAGATGACAAGACACAGACATATGACAAGACACTGACACTccgattttaaaattttggaggACACAACACGTGGGGGACACgttttaaataatatttttgtattCAATATGAATAAAAAAGGCTCTAATTCTAAATAAGTAGCACCATTTACCTTAAATCTTATTTATCATCACATCATTCACAAAAGTATTCCCACAAAAAGCGTTTCATTGTCTATGTATCTTTATAATCAATAAACTATcatatgttctttcttttctatctttCTTCTCGCACTGGTTCACACAAATTAAATACAGGTGAGGCACTCTTAAGGAAGAAAGACTTTTTTAAGGTTCAATAAGAGTCTTAACTCTTAAACTAGTTCGTTTAACACCCCGACGAGTCATGTGAGTGTCTGGAGCATTTTTTAGAGTGATCCAGAGtgtccaaaaccaaaaatgtTGAGAAAAAACATTACGCTTCGGATTTGAGTGTCAGACACATGTCCGGTCCGGTTCAGTATTGGTGTCCGAAAAGCGTCCAAAACTGCTACATGGATTCTGACGAAGTGTCCAGGCTACATAGATTTGGGATTATATGAGTAGTATCCTTGTCAATTGGCTTTgggttggatataaagtttctggTATCAATGCGGAACCCATTCCACTCCACGGtctaaaaatttacaatatacACCTCACAATGACAAACCAGCAAAAAAGACTGCACGATGATGGATCCAAAAAAAGCctacacgtgacagacctcatacgcggctgcacgtgaagggggatattaaaaaaatacagtcCTATATTGCTTGAGAGCAGAATGGTtgatcacttaatataatgccgagacctctccactcattgccaattgattttgagttggatataaagtttccacatgttATTATCATAGTGTTTGTTTCGCTTAAACGAGTCTCGAAAGTAACGGAATGCTCAGTCCTTCGCCTCCCAATAGAATGACCATTCACCTAAATTGTTTAACCTACTTTCTGCACCCTTCTAGCCAACCAAAATGTCGGAACAAACATTTCACGAAAATACTTCCATTCCAGCTTCAGTCCAGTGAACCCTCCAAAGGGGGAGTTAGTCACGTAATCCTTCGAAGACGCTTTCACGCTggcgcattatgtgacttagatgTGACTTAGAGTGAACAAAACACTACCATACGTGCATAATTGGACATAAGGTCATATCATACATGTACGCACATATAGTGACGcacaaatagagagagagagagagagagagaggaggaggaggaggaggtatTACAGGTATTTGGGGAGGTCTAGGCGGGGAGTCCGACAAGAATCCATTGATGCGCTTCAAGAGGTGAGGGTTCGCTCCATGCCGTTGGTATGCGCGGAGAGAGAGGCAAGTCGTGAAGGCTTGCGAAGACAGAGGGGGAGGGCGGAAGTGTACGGCGGCGCTGTGGCAAGAAATCCGGGTACAACCCACGACCGCCATCGTCTCTCTCCTGCGCAGCAAAAAATCGCGCGCCCTAATGCACCGTGACGCGACGACCGCTTGCATTGCGGAGTCCCTCTTTTTCGGGAGGGTTTATGAGTGGAGGAGGGTTAATGACGGCTAGACGGCGGCGGGTAAATTTGTGCGAGTCGGCAGACGCCGCGGGTTACTACATATGATCAGTTTACGGAGAGCATGTGCAAGAAGTAGCCAAGTAGGAGTAAAAacttaggctatgtttggaactttagaaaagaaaagaagagaaaagaaagaaaaagaaaaagggaggaaaatacgaggaaaaatttattattcactgaacttcaaatttttattctcttatctctttttcttccaaccaaactataagagaaaaaaaattttaaattttcttttcttttcttttcctttccataagttccaaacaaagcctaaggaactcagggaaaagaaagaagaattaCTTAAAAGATTTTCCCTTCTATagtttggttggaagagaaatAACTTTGTTTGGAGCTTAGAGAAactgaaagaaaagaaaagaaggttaAAATTTTTTCCGCCAATTGTTTAGAttagagagaaaagaggagagaaaataaagaattcaagTTTTGTGAACAGTAAATTTTCCTTCTCATTTTCTCCCAATTTCCCTCTTATTTTCTTTCCATCACTTTCTCtaaattccaaacaaagccagaaaaaaataaagattttaaatttagtgaatagtaaatttttcctcccattttccttctattttctttttctttccatagattccaaacggagccttaggaCCTGTTTGAaagttggaaaagaaaagaaaggaaattattttttgttttgttattttccttcttgtttcctcccaaatcaaacaagagaatttttcttttcttttcttttccatatgttccaaacaaagccttagttCTTTCTAAGCAAATTGCTCTGCTCCAAAAACAGAGGATTGTGTCGATTGTAAGAGATGTGAATCTGCCGGTTCAATAGAATTTTTGAGTGCTCGATTTTATTTATGGCATAAAAACAACTCGCATCATGGGTCTAGCTTATTAATACGTTCCAAAAAACTCTGcttgaatttatttgattttaaaaaaaatgacagtggtttcattttttttttgtctttaatgaaatttatttttttagtcttaattttttaccttttagactTCTCGAGACGAATGgccaaatccaaaaaaattaatgtaaatTTAGCAAAATTTTAGAAAGGACGGAGAAAGTACCATGACCTTTTTTTGGGAGAAAGCCTTGGTGGTAGATTTGGTGCAAGTGACAGAACGCAATCTTTTGCTCACACAAGGCATATGTTGGTCGGCGGATTTCAACAACAAAATACCTGAAACACTTTTGTTGCCTCAatcccctctctttctctctctctctctctaaccattACACTACGTATTGCAACATGCAAGTTTCAGCTTATAAAGATACCAGGGAAAGGTGTCAAGTATCGAAACTAGCACACCATGGCTGCCATAAAATGGGTTTGCTTGGCCTTCATGCTTCTGCTAAGCCTACGAGAATGCCCTGCACAGAGGATCCTGCGCACTGGTCGCGACTTCGCCCCCATTGACCAAGTTCAAATAGATCCACCCAGATCAGAAAGAATAGATCCACCAACTCTGCCCCCTTCCCCCTCTGATAATCCTGCTCTCAAAACTCCACCAAGTGCACGTGACCGCCTTGGACTAGAAGGAAGATGGCCGCGGAGTGCAGGTATTGAATTTGGACAAGGAGGAGTGAGCACTCTTGGTGGCCGTGGAAGTGCTTTTGCCAAAGGTTGGGGTCGAGGCAGAGGTGGTGTCAGTCGAACCCGAGCCGGAGGCTTAAGGAATGTTGGTGGGAGGAGAGGCGGCAGAAGATGGGGTGTTGGCGGTGGCGTCGGACTTGTCCCTGGTTTTGGTGGCCCTTACATCCCAGGTACGCCAGCTTATGGAAGCAGGGGAGGTGGGGTTGGTACTGTAGGCAGCCCCGATTATGGTGACCCTTATGTCCCAGGTACACCAACTCATGGAAGCGGTGGTGAtgatggaggtggaggtggggtCGGTACTGGAGGCAGCCCCGGTTATGGTGACCCTTATGTCCCAGGTACGCCAACTTATGGAAGTGGAGGAGGAGGCGGAGTTGGTGTCGAAGGCAGCCCCGGTTATGGTGGCCCTTACATGCCAGGTACTCCAACTTATGGAAGTGGAGGTGGAGGTATCCCCGTTTACGATGACCCTTATGTCCCAGGTATGCCAGGTTATGGAACTGGTGGTGGAGGCGAAGGCGGAGAGGGAGTTGGTGTTGGAGGTAGCCCCGGTTATGATGGGCCTGATGTGCCAGGTGTGCCAGCTTATGGAACTGGTGGTGGTGAGGTTGGTGGTGGAGGTAGCCCCAATTATGATGGCCCTTATGCACCAGGTATGCCAGCTTATGAAACCGGTGGTGGAGGCGGAGGGGGAGTTGGTGGCCCTTATGTGCCAGGTACTCCAACTTATGGAAGTGGTGATGGAGGTGGAGGTAGCCCCGGTTACGATGGCCCTTATGTACCAGGTATGCCAGCTTATGGAACCGGTGATGGAGacagaggaggtggtggtggggttggTGTAGGAGGTAGCCCCGATTACAATGGCCCTTATGTGCCAGGTATGCCAGCTTATGGAACCGGTGGTGGAGGCAGAGGAGGTGGGGTAGGTATTGGAGGTAGCCCCGATTATAGTGACCCTGATGCCCCAGTAGACAGTGATGGAGGGGGAGGGGTAGGTGGGGGTGGTTTTGGAGGTGGCATCTGTTTCCCCTTGCCGAGACTAGCTTTTCCACCTTTCGACGATCCTTTCCATTGCTTACCTCTCAGTTGCTTCACCGGAAACAACAAAGCGTGCCATAAACAGTGGTTTGGGATAGGCTTCGACGCGCAAATGTTTGACACCAACTATGGAAGCAATGACCAAGAAAGCCATGACAAAAGTTCACCGGAAGAC contains the following coding sequences:
- the LOC131319192 gene encoding glycine-rich cell wall structural protein 1-like, which translates into the protein MAAIKWVCLAFMLLLSLRECPAQRILRTGRDFAPIDQVQIDPPRSERIDPPTLPPSPSDNPALKTPPSARIEFGQGGVSTLGGRGSAFAKGWGRGRGGVSRTRAGGLRNVGGRRGGRRWGVGGGVGLVPGFGGPYIPGTPAYGSRGGGVGTVGSPDYGDPYVPGTPTHGSGGDDGGGGGVGTGGSPGYGDPYVPGTPTYGSGGGGGVGVEGSPGYGGPYMPGTPTYGSGGGGIPVYDDPYVPGMPGYGTGGGGEGGEGVGVGGSPGYDGPDVPGVPAYGTGGGEVGGGGSPNYDGPYAPGMPAYETGGGGGGGVGGPYVPGTPTYGSGDGGGGSPGYDGPYVPGMPAYGTGDGDRGGGGGVGVGGSPDYNGPYVPGMPAYGTGGGGRGGGVGIGGSPDYSDPDAPVDSDGGGGVGGGGFGGGICFPLPRLAFPPFDDPFHCLPLSCFTGNNKACHKQWFGIGFDAQMFDTNYGSNDQESHDKSSPEDETSSPTGEVIGEDAMAPVSS